The DNA segment GTTGTCACCTGTGGTCGTGAGATTACAGCGGTCATAAATTACGGCATGATGCTTTTAAAATAAAATATCATGAGAATAAAAGAGAAGTCATTAGAAACGGAGCATGCAGGAGGCATAAAGAATGCCTTTCTGCACAATATGAATCATGAGATACGTACGCCTCTCAATTCGATAGTAGGATTTATGCAGCTATTGGATACAGATATAACCACTGAAGAGCATGACCTCTTTGTTGGTATCATACATCAGAATACCGAACTGCTGGTACATATGATAGACAATATGCTCCTGATGGCCTCTCTTGAATGTGGTGAATACCTCACATCCCCAATAGAGTTTGATGTCAGCTCGCTGATGCACGATCTAACAGAAAGCCTGCAAGGTTATATACATGCAGGCGTAGAATTGAAAGTAAATGTACACGAACCGCAGTATGTATGCTTAGACCTAAACAGCTTGAGACGAGTACTAAAAGGGTTGATAATAAATGCCGACAAGTTTACACCCACAGGCACCATAACAGTAGACTATAATATAGACGGCGATATTCTTAATGTATCAGTAACTGATACCGGCATAGGTATAGCCGCAGAAGACCAGAAAAAAATATTTGGTAAGTTCGAAAAACTAGACCAGTTCTCTCAGGGCTTAGGATTAGGCCTGCCGATATGCAAATCTATAGTAGAAAAGTTAGGCGGCAGGATAGGAGTGGAGTCAGAACCCGGATGCGGTTCTACATTCCGTTTTTCTGTTACCACCATCAGCTGATTATTAATTTACGGCATATTGTTACTTTTCAAAATGCTGATAATCTTGATGACTCCGCCAAGCACCTCCCCAACGAAATCCGTGTTTGATGAAAAGTCGATAACATAGGTCTTTGCGGTCTATCTTATAACTGAAGTTCCGAAATCTGTCAGCATAGGCTTTTCCGTTCTTCGGCTTCACGAATATGCCGTTATGGCTCACCTTTACATATGGGTTGTAAAGCGGATTTATATCTATTGCTAATCCTTTGGCATGCTTAGATAAACTTTTTCCACCTGTCATGGCACGAAAATTGAAGCATGAAGTATTGTTGTGTGACATCGATAGCTCATCATCTGCATGATATTCATCAATGAGTATCATTCTCTCTATAGGATAATGTGCAGCAAACAGATCTCTGAAAATTCCGACCAAGTCGGCGGCAATAGTTTTGTTACATATCAGTTCACCTATACGAATCTGTCCCGACAGCGTGTAATGTAGCACTTTGATATATCTCAGACTGCTTCTTGGTATAGTACAATTACTCTTATACGACTTATTATAG comes from the Xylanibacter oryzae DSM 17970 genome and includes:
- a CDS encoding sensor histidine kinase — its product is MRIKEKSLETEHAGGIKNAFLHNMNHEIRTPLNSIVGFMQLLDTDITTEEHDLFVGIIHQNTELLVHMIDNMLLMASLECGEYLTSPIEFDVSSLMHDLTESLQGYIHAGVELKVNVHEPQYVCLDLNSLRRVLKGLIINADKFTPTGTITVDYNIDGDILNVSVTDTGIGIAAEDQKKIFGKFEKLDQFSQGLGLGLPICKSIVEKLGGRIGVESEPGCGSTFRFSVTTIS
- a CDS encoding M15 family metallopeptidase — translated: MKYFQNNIFCLTLLLLSSITVYAKDSNDIAALSQWHAGDIVSMEGVNHFGINRCFSSNLISDAIYKRIYNKSYKSNCTIPRSSLRYIKVLHYTLSGQIRIGELICNKTIAADLVGIFRDLFAAHYPIERMILIDEYHADDELSMSHNNTSCFNFRAMTGGKSLSKHAKGLAIDINPLYNPYVKVSHNGIFVKPKNGKAYADRFRNFSYKIDRKDLCYRLFIKHGFRWGGAWRSHQDYQHFEK